The window CTCGGCGAGCAGCGGGTCGGCGTCGTCGAACATGATCGGGTGCGGCATAGCGGTAGGTAATCACACCCGGCTGACACTTCGGCCCCGGTCACCTGGTCGGGCGGGCTCCGACGGAATCACGTACCACGTAGGTTCCTCCCCCGGAGCGGCAACGCGGGTCACTTCAGCTTGTCTTCTCCCGGATGATGAGGATGAGCAGACCGGCACCGGCGACTGCCGCGACCAGGCCGAGCGGGATCGTGGTCCAGGACATCAGGAACGACAACGAGCCGTCGGTGTGCCCGTTCTCCGCCAGGAACCTCTGCGGATCGGCGGGGTCCACCAGGACCGGCATCTCCCGCTCCGGCGTACTGCGACACCCGGTCACACCAGCACAGGGAATCCACGCGCCGTACTGCGCCCCGTCGTACAGGTAGTGGACCTCGATCCGGTCGATTCCGGTACCGCGCCCGCCACCGGCCCGGTCGGTGATGTACGCGGTGACCGGAACACCCACACCACGCAACCGGTCCGCCTCGGCCGAGAAATGCCAACGGTAGGCAAGCGAACCACCGAACAGCCCCAGCCCGACCACGAGCAAGGCCACTGCGAGCGCGGCTATCTCCCGCCGGGCGCGACGGGCGTCAGCGGCCCTCGTGGCGCTACCGGAATGCGGGCCAGTGCTCCGGCCTTCAGGCCCGGGGGTGAAGGCCCGCGCTGGGCGGGCCGCCAGGCCCGAGCAGTGCCCTGACCTGGCCGGTTCTGCTGCTCGATGTGCTGCGTCACGATGCTTGGTGGCGCGCCGGCGACGGAGCCGGCGAAGTACGAGCCCGACCAGAGTTTGTTGGCCCGGTGGTAGTGGCGTGCGAGGTCGGGAAATTCCTGCCGGGGGTGGCGCGACGGGACTCCCTTGAGTGAGTTGACCAGGCGGGCCGCGGCGACTTTGGGTGGGTGGTCGACCAGCAGGTGGACGTGGTTGCCCTCGCCGTTGAACTCGACCAGTTCGGCCTCGAAGTCCGTGCATACGTCCCGCATGATCGCCTCCATGCGGGTCAGGTGACGGTCGGCGAACACCGTGTGCCGGAACCTCGTCACGAAAACCAAATGAACATGCGTCGCGAAGACGCAGTGCCTACCGTTACGGATACCCTCAACTTCTGCCATAGACTAACGTGATATCGTGTGGTTCGTGCAGCTCCGGTACCAGTTCCGGGTCTATCCGACACCCGGCCAGCAGATCGAGCTGGCGAAGGCGTTCGGATGCGCCCGGGTGGTGTTCAACGACGGGCTGCGCCTCCGGCAGACCGCCCACGATCAGGGCCTGCCGTACGTGTCGGACGCCGAGCTGTCCAGGCGGGTCATCACGCGGGCCAAGACGACTCCGGAACGGGCGTGGCTGGGCGAGGTGTCGGCGGTGGTGTTGCAGCAGGCCCTCGCGGACCTGAACACCGCGTACCGCAACTTCTTCGCCTCGATCACCGGCAGACGCAAGGGTGCGAAGGTCGCGCAGCCGAGGTTCCGGTCCCGTAAGGACAACCGGCAGGCCATCCGTTTCACCCGCAACTCCCGGTTCACGGTCCTGGACAACGGCCGTCTGCGGCTGCCGAGGATCGGCGACCTCACGGTCCGCTGGTCCCGGATACTGCCGTCGGACCCGTCGTCCGTGACGGTCATCCGGGACGCCGCCGGTCGGTACTTCGCCTCGTTCGTCGTGCAGACCAGCGAGGACGAGCCGCTGCCGCCGACCGACGCCGAGGTGGGGATCGACCTCGGGCTGACGCACTTCGCGGTCATGTCCGACGGCACGAAGGTCGCCGCACCCAGGTTCCTGCGCCGCGCGGCCCGCAAACTGAAACGGCTGCAACAGGCCCTGTCCCGCAAACAGCGGGGCAGCAACCGCCGTGGGAAGGCCGTCGTGAAGGTCGCCAGGGCGCACGCCCGGGTGGCCGACACCCGGCGGGACTGGCAGCACAAGCTGTCCACGACGATCATCCGCGAGAATCAAGCGGTGTACGTCGAGGACCTGTGTGTCGTCGGTCTCGGCCGGACCCGGCTTGCCAGGTCCGTGCACGACGCGGGATGGTCATCGTTCGTCGGCATGCTGGAGTACAAGTCGGCGAGATACGGACGTACGTTCGCCCGGGTGGACCGGTGGCTCCCGTCCACCCGGATGTGCTCCGACTGCGGCCGGATCAACGAGAAGATGGCGCTGAACGTCCGGTCGTGGGTCTGTCCGTGCGGCGGTCACCACGACCGGGACGTCAACGCCGCGATCAACATCAAGGCCGCCGGGCAGGCGGACTTCAACGACCGTGGAGCGCGGGTAGGACCGGGACCCGTCCCGGCACCGCGCGGTGAAACGGTAACCCACCAGAACACCGCGCGTGACACGCGCGGCGTGGCTGGAATCGCCGCCGTTTAGGGCGGCGAGGATGTCAAGGGCCTTCCGATTGCGCTTGCCCTTGCCCATCACAACCTCCATCGACGACGGAGAGCGAGGGCTGGGACAGCCCGGCAACGTCGCCGACCGATGGTAGGGCCGCTGGGCCAGTGAGCATCCGCAGCCGGACATCGTGGCACACGGGCGTCGGGTGGCAGCAAACGCCGATGCGGGCGGGTGCGCCGTACGGCGACAATGCCGGTGTGAACGACAAGATGTTGGTCAGAATGAGTAAACGGATGTCGCTGGCGTTGCGCCACGCGCCCGACCGGTTCGCGCTCGAACTGGATCCGGCCGGCTGGGTCCGGGTGACGGACCTGCTCGCCGCGCTGCGGATCACCAGGCTGGAGTTGGACACCGTCGTCGAGCGGGACGGCAAACAACGGTTCGCGCTGCGCCGCGACCCCGACGGCACCGAGCAGATCCGGGCGAACCAAGGACATTCGGTCCCGATCGACCTGGGGCTGGTCGCGCTGGCTCCGCCGCAACGGCTCTACCACGGCACCACCGCCGCCGCGCTCGACTCGATCCGGGCCACCGGGCTGCACCGGGCCCGGCGGCACCACGTGCACCTGTCGGCGGACACCGACACGGCCCGCCGGGTCGGTGCCCGACGGGCCGGCGGCGTCGCGGTCCTCACCGTCGATTCGGCGGCGATGGCCCGCGATGGTCACCTCTTCTATCGCAGCGCCAACGGGGTGTGGCTGACCGACGCGGTGCCGCCCCGCTACCTGGATATCTGAGCGCCGACGCGGGCCTCGATGGTCGCCATCAGGTCGGCCGGAAGCGGGCCGGCGGCTGCCGCCGCGAGGCATTCCCGCAGCTCGGTGCGGTTCTTCACGCCGAGGACTACGGTGTCGACGCCAGGCATCGACAGCGTGTACCGGTGGGCCAGCGAGGCGGCCGACTCACCCAGCTCGCCGGCCAGCTCGCGCAGCGGCGCGGCCCGCCGGAAGTCGACCATGGTCGGATGCTCCGGCGGCAGGTCCCGGTCGACGGCGTCGGTGAACGCGCCGGCCGCGACCGCCCGGATGCCCATCACTCCGACGCCGTGCCGGCCGGCGGCCGTCAGGATGTCGCGTGGCCGGGAGCCCCCGCTGCCGGGCATCAGCAGATCGCCGGGGGAGTCCAGCAGGTTCGTCACACACTGGGCGACCGCAGGGGACGGCTGATCGCCGAGCACCCGGATGATCACGTCCGGCTCCTCGACGGCGGTGATCCCCCAGGCGCCGATCCGGCCGCGCCGGACCAGGTCCTCGAACGCCGGCCGGACGGCTTCGGTGAACAGATCGGCGGAGGTGACCCCGGTGGTGCCCGGGGCGGCCTGTGCCACGATCGGATTGTGCAGCAGTAGCGCGTCGACGAACGACAGTCGCATCCGCTGCAGGCTGTCGTCGAGGGACTTCTCCAGCAGGGCCGCGACGTCACCGGCGGCCGGGTTGCCCAGCCCGCACTTGGTGACGACCCGTACGCCGGCCGGCAGACTGCCGTCGAACGCCGCGCCGACCACCCGCTCCGCCTCGCCGTCGCCGTAGCCGGGTGCGACGTCGAGCAGGTCGATACCGGCATCGACCCCCTCCCGTACGGTCGCCACCGCCTCGTCCCGGTCGGTGACGCCCCACACCTGGCCCAGCCCACCCCCGCCGAGGGTGAGGACGCTGACCGGTCCGATGCTGCCGAGGCTACGCTTCTCCATCGCCGTACGTTCCTTCCGCCGCGATCTCAGGTACGGCCGAAGCTTCCCACTTCGAGCACACTCGAAGTCAACCGTGGACAGGCCCGGTCATCTATGGGTGATCAGTGTGCCAGCCGTCGGTCAGGTTGCCGGGAGGTTCTGATCAAGGCGAGTCATCTTCGTCTGTTCGAGATTTCCAAGATATTGACTAGTATCACGGAGATGGCGTCGAAGGCATCGACCTGAAGCAATGAATAACGGTCGGAAAGGGACAAACACGTGAACGGTTTCGACAGGCGAATGGGTGGACTGATCAATCGGTCTCTCCGCCGGCTGGCGGTTGTCGCTCTGGCTGTCACCATGGGGCTCTTCCTGGTCCCGGCGACAGCGGCGCAGGCTGCCACGTGGCGGTCGGCGACATCCACCGGATGGGGGCCGAGCCCGGCCGCCGGCCAGCAGAACGCGGCGAACAACGCCCGCGCGGCGCTCACCTCGCTCGCCGCTAACCTCGGCGAGACCTGCAGCAATGTCACGGTCTCCGCGCCGCGACACCTCTACACCGCGCCCGACGGCTCGGCGTACGTCTACGAGGCGACAGCCACCGGCTACTGTGTACCGGCCCCGCCGCCGCCGTCGTACACCGTTGCCCGTTCGGCGACCCGGCAAGGCAGCGGTGCCACCTCGACCAGCGCAATCCAGAACGGGGCCCAGGCTGCCCGCGCCGACATTCTCGCCGTCGGGGTGGCCTGTGCGAACTGGGCGACGAATGCCAGCAATGTGTTCACCGC is drawn from Micromonospora sp. Llam0 and contains these coding sequences:
- a CDS encoding RNA-guided endonuclease TnpB family protein; the encoded protein is MQLRYQFRVYPTPGQQIELAKAFGCARVVFNDGLRLRQTAHDQGLPYVSDAELSRRVITRAKTTPERAWLGEVSAVVLQQALADLNTAYRNFFASITGRRKGAKVAQPRFRSRKDNRQAIRFTRNSRFTVLDNGRLRLPRIGDLTVRWSRILPSDPSSVTVIRDAAGRYFASFVVQTSEDEPLPPTDAEVGIDLGLTHFAVMSDGTKVAAPRFLRRAARKLKRLQQALSRKQRGSNRRGKAVVKVARAHARVADTRRDWQHKLSTTIIRENQAVYVEDLCVVGLGRTRLARSVHDAGWSSFVGMLEYKSARYGRTFARVDRWLPSTRMCSDCGRINEKMALNVRSWVCPCGGHHDRDVNAAINIKAAGQADFNDRGARVGPGPVPAPRGETVTHQNTARDTRGVAGIAAV
- a CDS encoding RNA 2'-phosphotransferase, with amino-acid sequence MNDKMLVRMSKRMSLALRHAPDRFALELDPAGWVRVTDLLAALRITRLELDTVVERDGKQRFALRRDPDGTEQIRANQGHSVPIDLGLVALAPPQRLYHGTTAAALDSIRATGLHRARRHHVHLSADTDTARRVGARRAGGVAVLTVDSAAMARDGHLFYRSANGVWLTDAVPPRYLDI
- a CDS encoding aldo/keto reductase; translated protein: MEKRSLGSIGPVSVLTLGGGGLGQVWGVTDRDEAVATVREGVDAGIDLLDVAPGYGDGEAERVVGAAFDGSLPAGVRVVTKCGLGNPAAGDVAALLEKSLDDSLQRMRLSFVDALLLHNPIVAQAAPGTTGVTSADLFTEAVRPAFEDLVRRGRIGAWGITAVEEPDVIIRVLGDQPSPAVAQCVTNLLDSPGDLLMPGSGGSRPRDILTAAGRHGVGVMGIRAVAAGAFTDAVDRDLPPEHPTMVDFRRAAPLRELAGELGESAASLAHRYTLSMPGVDTVVLGVKNRTELRECLAAAAAGPLPADLMATIEARVGAQISR